The Nitrosopumilus cobalaminigenes genome contains a region encoding:
- a CDS encoding S1C family serine protease — protein MDKSGVFVGGVIGAAIVIAIVAVLFIPPPESLKPEISVTNGHSTNTVGEVTPMFSKSLSLIEIFEKSEPGVVRVNVQRGETEDTSGGVGSGFVFDKKGHIITNAHVVKNANKVVVTFLDGRSYNADIIGTDEYTDIAVIKVNADLVLLNPLLIGDSSNLKVGEGIAAIGNPFGLSGSMTSGIVSQLGRLLPSGSGYQIPDVIQTDAAINPGNSGGPLLNMRGEIVGINTAIQSATGEFTGVGFAIPSQTVAKIVPTLVETGEYKHPWIGIAGRDIDPDMANVLNLKDAIGFLVITVVEDSPAFNAGLIGSNKTTTVDGVNYPVGGDVILAVDGNEVRKIDDILIHLQRVKSVGDEMVLEILRDGRTTNVTIILDERPNGN, from the coding sequence ATGGACAAATCAGGTGTGTTTGTAGGTGGGGTCATAGGAGCTGCCATAGTAATTGCCATTGTTGCAGTGTTGTTTATTCCTCCACCAGAATCACTAAAGCCAGAAATTTCTGTAACTAACGGACATTCGACTAACACAGTAGGGGAAGTAACTCCAATGTTTTCAAAGAGTTTGTCATTAATTGAAATTTTTGAAAAATCAGAGCCAGGTGTTGTCAGAGTGAATGTTCAAAGAGGCGAAACTGAAGACACATCAGGAGGAGTGGGTTCAGGATTTGTTTTTGATAAGAAAGGACACATAATTACAAATGCACATGTTGTCAAAAATGCAAACAAAGTAGTAGTTACTTTTCTTGATGGCAGATCATACAATGCAGACATTATTGGTACTGACGAGTATACAGATATTGCAGTAATCAAGGTTAACGCAGATTTAGTTTTACTTAATCCGTTATTAATCGGGGATTCTTCTAATCTCAAAGTGGGGGAAGGAATTGCAGCTATTGGAAATCCATTTGGGTTATCAGGCTCTATGACTTCAGGTATTGTTAGTCAACTAGGGAGATTACTCCCTTCAGGTTCAGGTTATCAAATACCTGACGTAATTCAAACAGATGCTGCAATCAACCCAGGTAATTCAGGAGGACCACTACTAAACATGCGCGGAGAAATTGTAGGAATTAATACAGCAATACAATCAGCAACAGGGGAATTTACAGGTGTAGGGTTTGCAATTCCATCACAAACAGTTGCGAAAATTGTTCCGACATTAGTTGAAACAGGAGAATACAAACACCCATGGATTGGAATTGCCGGCAGGGATATTGATCCAGACATGGCAAATGTCCTAAACCTAAAAGATGCAATTGGATTTCTAGTGATTACAGTTGTAGAGGACAGTCCAGCATTTAATGCAGGATTAATTGGTTCAAACAAAACAACTACAGTTGATGGAGTAAACTATCCAGTAGGAGGAGATGTGATTTTAGCAGTAGACGGCAATGAAGTTAGAAAAATTGACGATATTTTGATTCATCTGCAAAGGGTAAAATCAGTAGGAGATGAAATGGTTTTGGAAATTCTAAGGGACGGTAGAACAACAAATGTCACAATCATACTTGATGAAAGACCAAATGGAAATTAA